In Cloacibacterium caeni, a single window of DNA contains:
- a CDS encoding uroporphyrinogen decarboxylase, which yields MDANWANYVGYAASFFVVLSFMVKNIKQIRVINLIGCIAFVIYGVFSGMLWPIIIPNAILCVIQLYHLIKHD from the coding sequence ATGGACGCGAATTGGGCAAATTATGTAGGTTATGCTGCATCATTCTTTGTAGTGCTGAGCTTTATGGTGAAAAACATCAAGCAAATTAGAGTGATTAATCTTATCGGTTGTATCGCTTTTGTAATTTATGGTGTTTTCAGCGGAATGTTGTGGCCTATCATTATTCCTAACGCAATTCTTTGCGTTATACAACTTTATCATTTAATAAAACACGATTAA
- a CDS encoding glycosyltransferase encodes MKILVSVFNNLYTDQRVEKFCKTLHENAYQIEVIGNNWGGTTEMQRPYPFSRISLQSKKLRFAYLEFQWKLFFELLKKADRNTILHANDLDALLPNYLVSKIKGIPLVWDSHEIFTEMPTVTNRWVQHVWRLLENALIRKIKYFITANDSYANWFESTYKIKRPIVIRNFPQKSEPPKNFVENSPKIILYQGTINYSRGIDKMIEAMQFIENAEFHIAGRGPFLEEYQQLTKKLHLENKVKFLGNLHPDDLRKITEKADVGLSIEENKGLSYYYSLPNKISDYIQARVPVVVSKFPEMQKIVENYHVGEFITSHKPKHLAEKVKTVLEKGRSSYLPQLEIAANELCWENEAPKILELYERVASAQAIQIYKK; translated from the coding sequence ATGAAAATTTTGGTAAGCGTTTTCAATAATTTATACACCGATCAGCGTGTGGAAAAATTCTGCAAAACCTTGCACGAAAATGCTTACCAAATAGAAGTAATAGGCAATAATTGGGGTGGAACTACCGAAATGCAAAGACCTTATCCATTTTCAAGAATTTCTTTACAGTCCAAAAAATTACGTTTCGCTTACTTAGAATTTCAGTGGAAATTATTCTTTGAATTGCTGAAAAAAGCCGACCGAAATACAATTCTCCACGCCAACGATTTAGATGCACTTTTACCGAATTATCTGGTTTCAAAAATCAAAGGAATTCCTTTAGTTTGGGACAGTCACGAGATTTTTACCGAAATGCCAACTGTAACCAACCGTTGGGTTCAGCATGTTTGGAGACTTCTGGAAAATGCTTTGATTAGAAAAATCAAATATTTTATCACGGCAAATGATTCTTATGCCAACTGGTTTGAGAGCACTTACAAGATTAAGAGACCTATTGTCATTAGAAATTTTCCTCAAAAATCAGAACCACCCAAAAATTTCGTTGAAAACTCTCCAAAAATCATTCTTTACCAAGGAACCATCAATTATTCCAGAGGAATTGATAAGATGATTGAAGCGATGCAATTTATTGAAAATGCAGAATTTCACATTGCGGGAAGAGGTCCTTTTTTAGAAGAATATCAACAACTTACGAAAAAATTACATCTAGAAAATAAAGTAAAATTCTTAGGGAATCTTCATCCAGATGATTTAAGAAAAATCACCGAAAAAGCAGATGTAGGTTTAAGCATTGAAGAAAATAAGGGCTTAAGTTATTACTACTCACTTCCGAATAAAATCTCAGATTACATACAAGCCAGAGTTCCTGTAGTGGTTTCTAAATTCCCCGAAATGCAGAAAATTGTAGAAAATTATCACGTAGGCGAATTCATCACTTCTCACAAACCAAAACATTTGGCCGAAAAAGTAAAAACCGTTTTAGAAAAGGGGAGAAGTTCTTATCTTCCTCAACTGGAAATTGCAGCAAACGAACTTTGTTGGGAAAATGAAGCTCCGAAAATTCTGGAACTTTATGAAAGAGTAGCATCAGCACAAGCAATTCAAATTTACAAAAAGTAG
- a CDS encoding TraB/GumN family protein produces the protein MLKINLTAIFILFSSIVLSQQSIFWKISKKGNEAYILGTYHYLGKDFLLNNNIILEKLKKSKIALSENIDSAKIFINNRNENLQLKRMNKNELQTIKNIVPYYIDSNKMTLRELIVTIDGKITQKFCLTDKEKIDETKMDDYLKEYCLKNRIKLEGLEPTEKTFDYLNRNLYSNTTEEKIIEILKSKIKLLNSENQNINCLILNEYRTKKHIFNFEKEIQEKFITLRNKDWIVKIDNAIQEKEKAFIFVGLYHLDFKEGLLELLKNRGYSVEEIILN, from the coding sequence ATGTTGAAAATCAATTTAACCGCAATATTCATTCTATTTTCATCAATTGTTTTATCACAACAATCAATTTTTTGGAAAATCTCAAAAAAAGGTAACGAAGCTTACATATTAGGAACATATCATTATTTGGGAAAAGATTTTTTATTAAATAACAACATTATTTTAGAAAAACTTAAAAAATCTAAAATTGCATTATCTGAAAATATTGATTCGGCAAAAATTTTTATTAATAATAGAAATGAAAATTTGCAATTAAAAAGAATGAATAAAAATGAATTGCAAACGATTAAAAATATAGTACCTTATTATATTGATTCAAATAAAATGACTTTAAGAGAATTAATTGTAACTATTGATGGGAAAATTACGCAAAAATTTTGTTTAACAGATAAAGAAAAAATTGATGAAACGAAAATGGATGATTATTTAAAAGAATATTGTCTAAAAAATAGAATAAAGTTAGAAGGTCTAGAACCTACAGAAAAAACATTTGACTATCTAAACCGCAATCTCTACTCAAATACTACTGAAGAAAAAATAATAGAAATATTAAAATCTAAAATAAAACTTCTTAATTCTGAAAATCAAAATATTAATTGTCTTATTTTAAATGAATATAGAACAAAAAAGCACATTTTTAACTTTGAGAAAGAAATTCAAGAAAAGTTTATTACCTTAAGAAATAAGGATTGGATTGTGAAAATAGATAATGCAATTCAAGAAAAAGAAAAAGCATTTATATTTGTTGGATTATACCATCTGGATTTTAAAGAGGGGTTATTAGAGTTATTAAAAAATAGAGGCTACTCAGTAGAAGAAATAATTTTAAATTAG
- a CDS encoding SufE family protein, with protein MTIQEKQQEIIEEFEFLDDWEQKYEYIIDLGKELKGLPEEKKSEENLIKGCQSKVWLDAEFRDGKLFFNADSDGILPKGIVSLLVRIYSGHSTQEILDSDFDFISKIGLQEFLSPSRANGLMAMTKQIKFYAVAFQLKS; from the coding sequence ATGACAATTCAAGAAAAACAACAAGAAATCATAGAAGAATTCGAGTTTCTGGACGATTGGGAACAGAAATATGAATACATTATAGACTTGGGAAAAGAACTGAAAGGTTTGCCAGAAGAAAAAAAATCTGAAGAAAATCTGATTAAAGGTTGCCAGTCAAAAGTTTGGTTAGACGCCGAATTCAGAGACGGAAAACTCTTCTTCAATGCAGATTCTGACGGAATTTTACCGAAAGGAATTGTTTCTCTTTTGGTGAGAATTTACAGCGGTCATTCTACCCAAGAAATTTTGGATTCTGATTTTGATTTTATCTCAAAAATCGGTTTGCAAGAGTTTTTATCGCCTTCTAGAGCCAATGGTTTAATGGCAATGACCAAACAAATTAAGTTCTACGCGGTTGCATTTCAGTTAAAATCGTGA
- a CDS encoding glycosyltransferase family 9 protein, with translation MKRILAYRFSAFGDVAMIVPVLKEFLAQNPDTEIIFVSRKNFADLFDGVERLTFRGVNLDDYKGFFGLRKLALELKKEFQPDFIADLHNVLRTKILSFFFKKTATLDKGRTEKKLLTRKENKVKKPLKPTTERYADVFRKLGFTLTLSHQLFPKTQQKSGIGFAPFAQHAGKMLPIEKSLDLVKILSKNHPIYLFGGGKKEVEILSKWEQEVENVTSLAGKLSLKEELQKISELELMISMDSANMHLASLVGTRVVSVWGATHYFAGFLGYGQSENDIVEITDLACRPCSVFGNKPCFRGDYACLHQIEISEILKKI, from the coding sequence GTGAAAAGAATTTTAGCATATCGTTTTTCCGCTTTTGGAGATGTGGCAATGATTGTGCCCGTTCTGAAAGAATTTTTGGCGCAAAATCCTGACACAGAAATTATTTTCGTTTCCAGAAAAAACTTTGCTGATTTATTCGATGGAGTAGAGCGATTGACTTTTCGTGGCGTAAATCTAGATGATTACAAAGGATTTTTCGGATTGAGAAAGTTGGCTTTAGAACTGAAAAAGGAATTTCAGCCAGATTTTATAGCCGATTTGCACAATGTTTTGCGCACTAAAATTCTGAGTTTTTTCTTCAAAAAAACCGCAACACTTGACAAAGGAAGAACTGAAAAAAAATTACTTACGAGAAAGGAAAATAAGGTTAAAAAACCGCTGAAACCAACTACAGAACGTTATGCAGATGTTTTTAGAAAATTAGGTTTTACCCTGACACTTTCTCATCAATTATTCCCAAAAACTCAACAAAAATCGGGAATTGGATTTGCTCCTTTTGCGCAACATGCAGGAAAAATGCTTCCGATTGAAAAATCTTTAGATTTGGTAAAAATTCTTTCTAAAAATCATCCAATTTATCTTTTTGGTGGCGGAAAAAAGGAAGTAGAAATTCTATCAAAATGGGAGCAAGAAGTAGAAAATGTAACTTCTCTCGCTGGGAAACTTTCGCTTAAAGAAGAACTTCAGAAAATTTCTGAATTAGAACTCATGATTTCTATGGATTCTGCCAATATGCATTTGGCAAGTTTGGTGGGAACTAGAGTGGTTTCGGTTTGGGGAGCTACCCATTATTTCGCTGGATTTTTAGGATACGGACAGTCCGAAAATGATATTGTAGAAATTACAGATTTAGCATGCAGACCTTGTTCTGTTTTTGGCAATAAACCTTGTTTCCGTGGGGATTATGCTTGTCTTCATCAAATAGAAATTTCAGAAATCTTGAAGAAAATTTAG